One window from the genome of Diorhabda sublineata isolate icDioSubl1.1 chromosome 10, icDioSubl1.1, whole genome shotgun sequence encodes:
- the LOC130449869 gene encoding leucine-rich melanocyte differentiation-associated protein-like — translation MKRNPAKTHHGLRVILLKQAKETILCYNGQNCEMIPLSLANIYGSKVESLDLSYNELVSIRGIEEFRNLKELILDNNQLTDQIVIPYLPELHTLSLNKNKIEDLPLLLSKINTNLPKLTFLSLIGNKACTNELSGNENDEKDYQRYRCYVLYHLPNLKFLDSRKVGELEKCEAKRRGKFMNVIRPCVSIPFIDVNELCYNSTTNAFNPLPRTLRNPDDYKGAYGKCQYRYSGKHSEGNRFISNKDL, via the exons atgaaaagaaatcCTGCTAAAACACATCATGGCCTTAGAGTTATCCTTTTGAAACAAGCTAAAGAAACAATT ttgtGTTATAATGGACAAAACTGTGAAATGATTCCGCTGTCATTGGCTAATATTTATGGATCGAAAGTAGAAAGTTTAGATTTAAGTTATAACGAATTAGTTAGTATACGAGGAATTGAGGAATTTAGGAATCTAAAGGAATTGATACTTGATAATAATCAACTAACTGATCAAATTGTCATTCCTTATTTACCGGAATTGCATACtttatctttaaataaaaataag ATTGAAGACCTTCCTTTGTtactttctaaaataaatacaaatttaccGAAGCTAACGTTTCTCAGTTTGATTGGTAATAAGGCATGTACTAACGAACTATCCGGAAATGAAAACGATGAAAAAGATTATCAAAGATACAG GTGTTACGTACTGTATCATCTTccgaatttgaaatttttggattcGAGGAAAGTTGGAGAATTGGAAAAATGCGAGGCGAAACGTCGGGGAAAATTTATGAACGTTATAAGACCATGTGTATCAATACCGTTTATAGATGTGAATGAATTGTGCTATAATAGTACGACGAATGCATTTAATCCACTTCCGAGAACTCTTAGAAATCCAGACGACTATAAgg GTGCATATGGAAAATGTCAATATCGTTACAGTGGAAAACATTCGGAAGGAAatcgatttatttcaaataaagatttatga